GCGAACACCTTTTCGAGGCGCGCCACCTCGGCTGCCTCCAAAGGCCGACGCCAGGCCCGCTTGCCCAGGTTTTCGATGAAGGTGCGCGCACAGGCTGCGTCCGCGTTCGGCGCCGCACAGGGTGCGAAGCTCTTGGCCTTCTTGACCGCCGCCGACGCCAGTTCACGGGCCGCGCTCGCGGCTTGTTCAGCCAAAAGGTGGGGGAACGACAGCGCCTTGGCGTTGTTGTCGAATCCGAATACGGTTTCCTCGGCAGGAAACGCCCGCGCGGGCAAAGACTCGAGCTGGAGTAGGTCCCGCACGGTGTTGTTGTACTCCGTGCGGTTGAGGCGCCGCATGATGGTGCCTTCGGTGTCGCCCGAACAGACAGCCCCCGGGGCGCAGCCCGACGTGTCCGTTCCGCCTTGACCACCGCCAGAGCCCGGCGCGCTTCCCCCCGCCTTGCCTCCGCTTTGGGCTCCCGAGCCGCCGCTGCCGCTCGACCCTTCCGCGTCTCCGGACCCCGCGGTGCCCACGCACCCACCCGTGAGCGCGAGAGCCCCCAGCACGAACCCCGCTCCGCGAAGCCGGGAGCCACGAAGGCGAGAACCAAAAAATGTAGTGAACGTCGTCATCGTTTTTCGTCTCCTGCTCGGAACGGCATCGAGCGCAGCCATTGCGAGAATCGAAAGCAGCAAAGTCCGGGTCGTCGGCGCCACGGGCTCGTGGTATCCCCCTCGGGCTCATGCGACGCCCACCCAAGCCCCGCGTGGGGGCGAAAAAGCGCGCCTCGTCCCCGCCCGAGGCGGGCGTCGGGCAAGACATCGCGCGCTGGTCTTCGCAGCGCGAGGGCTTCGAGGCCCTGCACGAACGCATCGTCCGTGACGTCGTTTGCGATGCGCTCACCGCGCCCGAAGGGCCCGTGCTCGAAGTGGGCGCCGGCGCAGGCCAATTGCGCGCGTGGCTGCCCACACCCTTGCACGCCCGGCTCGTTCACCTCGACCGCAACCGCGGCTACCTGCGTGTGTTGCAGGGCAGGGCGCAAGCCCACGCGGTGCTGCAGGCGAACGCACAGGCTCTGCCCTTTCAGGACGGCGCGCTCGTCGCGGCCCTTGGCCTCTGCGCGCTCGACGTCCTGCCCGATTTGCCGGCGTTCGCCCACGAGCTGCACCGGGTGCTGAGGCCTCGGGCCCGCCTGGTTCATTTCCTCGACCTGGCCACCAACCTCGAACCCGTGCTGGCCGACGCCATCGCCTCGCACGCGGTGGCCCTGCCGAACTTTCTGGCGGCCCGTCCGGATCTGGTGCCGCCCGCACTGCACAGCGCGCTCGGCCCGGAGGTCGACCTGCTGTTGCTGCCTCACACCCGCTACGCCGAGTGCGTACGCCGATTGGCGGCTCTTGCGCATCCTTTGGCGGGCACGCTCGCCGCCTGGGGCCAGGCCTTTTTGCCAGGCAGCACGGCGAAAGACGCGGCCCGTGTCTTCGTGCAGAGCCTGCAGACCATCGGCCAGCGCCAGGAATTCGTCGCGCTGTGGCTGAGGCTCTTTTTGCTGTCCCAGCAAAACACGCCCGCCCTCGCCCCCCTGCCCTTCGCGCCCTTGTCCTCCACCGCTCACTTCCGGCGCCGCCTGAAAGCCGCGCTGGAAACGGCCGGCTTCGAGACCCTGCGCGACGAGGTCGTGGTGACCACGGAGCGCCGGCCGAACGGCGGACAGACCCCGCCCGGTTTGCGTACCCTGCGCGCGCTCGTGGGCCAGGTCACGCCCCTGACCTACGACGAGCCTCACCCACCGGGCACGTCCCCCCTGGCCGGCGACGCCACGCGCCTCCAGGCTCCGGACGACGCGCACCATCTGGTCGTCTGTGGTGTCCATGTGTTCGTGGCCGAGCGGGTCTAGCGCAGAAGCTCCGCGAGCACGCCCTTGCTCTTGTTCGCATCGCCGAAGCTTTCGAGCTGTACGCCCATCGCGCGGGCCAACGTCAGGTGCAGGTCGTTGAAGGCGCGCGTCGAGTTGCCTCCGTTTTTGTCGTGCTCGTAGCGCACGTGGCGCCCCGTCTTGAGCACACCTCCTCCGTTGCCTGCGATGAGAATGGGACAGTTACGGCTCTTGTGGGCGCCCCCGTGGTTCATCGACGTGAGGAAAACCAGCACCGTATCGTCGAAGGCCCCGAGCCCCTTGAGCCGCTCGATGAGGTAATTGAACTGCGACAGGCTCCACTCGGCCACGGCACGCCAGCCTTTGGCATTGTCGAGCTGTGCGGGCCACTGGGCGGGGTTGTCATTCTCGAAGTGCGAGGCATCGTGCCACCGCCAGTCCGGCAGGCCCAACCACGGAAAGGTCCCGTTGTTGGCTTCCGCTCCGTACTGGAACGTGGCCACGCGGGTCATGTCGCAGGCCAGGGCCATGGCGAGCATGTCGAGCTGCATCTTCATCACGGTGGGCACGTCGGCGATGGCGCGCAGCTCGTCCTCCTCGAAGAGAACCTCCCCCGTGGTAGGGCTCGTCATGTTGGGTTTGGCGGGGGGCTGGCAGCCCATCTGGGGCGCGGCATCGAGACGCCGCTCCACCTCTCGAAAGGCATCCAGGTACTGATCCACCTTGTCTTTGTCTGCCTTGCCCAGCTCAGCCTTGAGCGCGTCCGCTTGCTCGAGGGCGGCGTCGAGCACGGACTGGTTGCGCTCACGCAGCCGCCGCGCCTCGTCCGGATTGCCCGAGGCATCGGCGAACAAGCGCTCCCACAGACGTTGGGGGTTGTCCGTGGCCGGGGCCGCCTGAGTTTTCGAGAGCCACGACGCCGCCGACTTGTTGTCAGACCCGGCGTTCATCACACCCACTTGCAGTGAACGGAACTTGGTCTCGGCGCCCACCTGCTTGGCGATGAGCTGGTCGATCGAGATCATGTTGGCCGGTGAGTTCGCCAGCGTGTTCGTGCCCGTGAGCGTGGTGCTGTAGGCGTCGTGGTTGCTTGCCGAATTGTCGAGCCCTTCGACGAAGATCAAATCGTCACGATGAGGCTGCATGAAGCTCAGCATCTCGGGCAGCGCAAAACTGGGGTTGTCCAGCGCACCCTGCCCACTGAAGCGCGTCTCGGAGATGGGGTCGGTCTTCCAGTCGTAGGGCTTGGCCCCGGGGGACGCGGGCCAGAACACGTCCGCGTAAATGGATAACGGCTGCACCCACGCCACCAGGCGCTTGGCTTTCCCCTGGGCTTTGGCCGGCCGCACAGGACGCATGGCATCCAGCAGGGGAAGCGCCAGGGAGATCCCGGCTCCGGCGCGCAGGATCGAACGTCGTGACATCGGCTTGCGCTGCATCTCGATGGAACTCCTTGCGAGAAAATCGGGGCGAGACCTGTCTCGGCCGGTAGGTTCGTAAGAAGCAAAAACGGGACCAGTCAGCGGCCACGAAAAATCAGGTAGTTACGCCACCGCGCCCGGGTCGCCTGTTGGGTGCAGACGACAGGGCCCCGTGGGGCCGCCTCAACAGCCCCGCTCAGGGTTTCGTTTGTACGGGGCCTGCCGCTACCGTGGCCACGGGGTCCACCATGTTCTCGTACACGGCCTTCATGAAAGCGTCGCTGCGCAGCGTCCGCTCGAGCCGCACCTCGTCGATGCCCCCGTCGAAGTGGCCATAACTGCCGCCTGAGCTGGCACCGATGTGCAGGGACTTTGCCTCGTGGTCGGACGAAAAGACCGTGGCTTCCAGGTCACCCATGTCGATCCAGTCGCTTACCGGCAGGCCGTCGATGAAAAGGCGGCCCCGCTTCGTTGCCAAATTCACGATGCCCGCCACGTGGGTCCACGTCTCCTTGGGCACCTTTTGCGCCGAGCCGGCGGTTTCCTCGTCACCCTGCGGCCGCGCCCCCACCACCACCTGCCCCCCACCCTCGCCGGGCCGGTCGAGCCCCAGACCCAAAAACGCCGCTGCATGATTCAAATTGCTGTCGGACTTGGGCGTTCCCACGGACAGGATTTGGCGTGCGAAGGGCTTGTCGCCCAGCTGAGAAAACGCGGAGGGCCGCACCCAGGCCGACACCGTGAACGCCGTGGCCCCGGGCAAAAGCTTACGGTTCACGCCGTCTTCACGGGAGATGCCCAAATTGGTGCCCTGGGCGGATTGTCCCACGTACCCGCGGCCGATACGCCCCGCGCCGAAGGGGGTGCCCTCGGCTTGTGTGTCGAACGCAGCCGCACTCGATTCCTTGCCGCTGTCCTGCAGGTGCCACACCACCATGTCTTCGCCCCATACCGCGCGGGCATGTCCGGCTGGCAGGTTCTCCGCGCCGTCCTTGCCGAAGTACAGCCAGAAAGGCTCCTCGGGCCGAGGCACCCGGACCCAGACGAGGGCGTGCGGGCCCGCCACGGCGTCGAACTCGTGCGGCAAGAGCGTGCCCGCCGCCGAAACGAAGCGCACGGCCTGAGCCGAAGGGGCGTCTTCCGCAGGCACGGCCACCAGCAACGGAAGGTCCGAAAGCCCCTCCTTGCCTTCCAGGTTCACCTGGTAGGCGCGCCGTTTGGGCCATGACCCCTCCCACCCGCTGCCCGGGCTCCCGCCCCCGGTCGACGCCCCTCCCGCCCCCGGAGCGCCCGCGGCGCCGCCAGCGCCACCCGACCGTGCCCCCCCGGCTCCGGCGCCCGCCGCCCCCGCAGCTTTGCCGCCCGTGCCCCCGCCGCCCCCGGCCCCGCCCTGCCGGGCTTCGCCCCCGGCCCCACCCGCAGACGCGCCGCCCTCACCGGTCGCGTCGTCGTCAGGCGTCGAGCCACCGGAACAGGCCCCAAGGCCAAAACAAACGACGACCGTGGAAACCAAACCTGAAATCCGTGGCATGCAAACTCCTCGAGACTGAAGGATTAATAATGTGCAAAAGCCGGGCCCGGCTCTCCCGCCCCCCCAGGCCCGCGTTCGACTTCTTTTTGCGGGGTGCGCCCCAACATCAGGCTTGCCTGTTGACCCTTCCCAACAGGGCGGCGCCTGCGCCCTCACGGAGGATCGCGCCGAAATACCAGGTCGTAGCGTGGCCCCTCATCCCGGGTGAGCAGCAAGGCTGCCGTGGTGGCCCCCGCCACCACGAGAGCCGCCGCCGCCCAGGCCCACGGTCTACGCCACAGGGGCGGCGGGGCCCGAGACCTGTCCCACGCGCTCAGAGCTTCATCGGTCGCGCGGCTCGCCTCGGCCGCCCGGGCGGCCGCCACGATGACCCCGGTACGGGCATCGAAGAGCGCCGCCTCAGCGGCCCGGGGCTCTGCCGCAACGCCCAGAGCCAGAGGCAGGCCCGTGGCCAGCGTGACCGCCTTGAGCAGGGCCTCGTCGGTCGGCGCCTTGCCGCCTGCGAGCGCCCGGGCCACCTGCGTGCCCGCTTCCTCGGACGTGGCCCAATCCAGCGTCAGCGTCACAGCCGTGGGGGCGTCGACCGCCACGGGCACCACCATGCCCCGGCGGCCAAGCGCGCGGGCGACCACCACGTGCTCGCCCGGCTTCACCAGCGCCACGCACGGGCGGGAAGGACAAGCGAGCCTGCGACCGTTGATCTCCAGGCTCGCCCCCTCGGGATTCGTCGTGACCGTGAGGGGGAACTCGGGCAAAGCGGCCGTGGCCTTCAGCGCCGCCGCCATCAAGGGCCGGAAGTCGGGACGCACGGCCTCCTGGGGCGCGGGCAGGCCCGTCGCGAAGAGGTCCCTCAAGAGCTGCCGGGCACGCGCCTCGTCGCCGATGGCATGGAGGCACGCCGCCGACAAGAGCCCCGCGCGCGCAGCCTGGTCGCGGGCCCCCGCGGCCAGCAGGCGGTCTCGGCGCAGGGCCGAGTCTTGCGCGATCGCCAGACATCGGAGGAAGTCGGCCTCGAGGTAGGCTGCACGAAGCTCATCCACGGGCGCAGCGACAGATGCAAGGCCTGCCGGCACCGCGGGTTCGTAGGCCTCGAAGGGCAGCGGGCGCGTACGCAGCACCGACAGAGCCGCCGCCCGCGTCGGGGCGTCCGGAGCCACCAACACCCCGCGCGCCTCCCCGGGCTGCGCCTCGGCCACACCCACGTCCCGCCAAGGGGCCCCTACCCCAGCCCAGGTGCCGAGGAGCAGCGCAGTCAACCATTTCGCAACACCTCGGCTTCGACTAGGCTCGACACGTGTCCGCTCTTCCCGCTGCCCGCTACCGACTGGTCCGGACCATTGCGTCCGGAGGTA
Above is a genomic segment from Myxococcales bacterium containing:
- a CDS encoding class I SAM-dependent methyltransferase, with product MRRPPKPRVGAKKRASSPPEAGVGQDIARWSSQREGFEALHERIVRDVVCDALTAPEGPVLEVGAGAGQLRAWLPTPLHARLVHLDRNRGYLRVLQGRAQAHAVLQANAQALPFQDGALVAALGLCALDVLPDLPAFAHELHRVLRPRARLVHFLDLATNLEPVLADAIASHAVALPNFLAARPDLVPPALHSALGPEVDLLLLPHTRYAECVRRLAALAHPLAGTLAAWGQAFLPGSTAKDAARVFVQSLQTIGQRQEFVALWLRLFLLSQQNTPALAPLPFAPLSSTAHFRRRLKAALETAGFETLRDEVVVTTERRPNGGQTPPGLRTLRALVGQVTPLTYDEPHPPGTSPLAGDATRLQAPDDAHHLVVCGVHVFVAERV
- a CDS encoding DUF1552 domain-containing protein translates to MQRKPMSRRSILRAGAGISLALPLLDAMRPVRPAKAQGKAKRLVAWVQPLSIYADVFWPASPGAKPYDWKTDPISETRFSGQGALDNPSFALPEMLSFMQPHRDDLIFVEGLDNSASNHDAYSTTLTGTNTLANSPANMISIDQLIAKQVGAETKFRSLQVGVMNAGSDNKSAASWLSKTQAAPATDNPQRLWERLFADASGNPDEARRLRERNQSVLDAALEQADALKAELGKADKDKVDQYLDAFREVERRLDAAPQMGCQPPAKPNMTSPTTGEVLFEEDELRAIADVPTVMKMQLDMLAMALACDMTRVATFQYGAEANNGTFPWLGLPDWRWHDASHFENDNPAQWPAQLDNAKGWRAVAEWSLSQFNYLIERLKGLGAFDDTVLVFLTSMNHGGAHKSRNCPILIAGNGGGVLKTGRHVRYEHDKNGGNSTRAFNDLHLTLARAMGVQLESFGDANKSKGVLAELLR